In Salarias fasciatus chromosome 20, fSalaFa1.1, whole genome shotgun sequence, a single window of DNA contains:
- the LOC115408246 gene encoding uncharacterized protein LOC115408246 isoform X2 → MTSNASSTCDLVAPHSPVQQVLPGMHSPSLTDGGHGNATDHSEEIVEEGSNVEPMQSFQVSAIIEESSIRDPEVPAVLEDREEVEEVEYCIIDSSSQRGKRKLVDNRGYQYTVKRARGTATDWRCCVRNKTVVCRATVVQRGDTFAEGPHAHVHGAVPGLKTAAQVRANVRQKAVQDIFRPAGAVVKEVLLEELNNGPCPTMLTPVNLARMANRQRQRQKMRPLKPEDLSFEIDYGHVPEGFLREDVTVAGRRELILATDAVLEELNDGPCPTLPKPVNFARMANGQMQKMRPPEPKDLTLKIEYGHVPEGFLREDVTVAGRRELILATDAVLEELNDGRCPTLPKPVNLAGMANGQMQKMCPPEPKDLTFEIDYGHVPEGFMREDVTVEGRRHLILATDAMLELLVAAKRWYVDTTFKVVKAPFTQLWSIHAFAKQDGDTNQVPLVFCLMSGKHKKDYCAVLCAVLNCLPGQPAVQEMVLDFEMSVWRAMAIVLPTVKLMGCTFHWTQSIWRKEHIPAAFAKLEEKARRNVALVELTAYVSDTWINNDVWAPSAWSVFMQSIRTNDDVEGWHHRLNFRARRGQVPFYLLVTLLHQEARLVANEVRLVSERKLKRHQMKKCRQVQALVFPMWEDYLAGNISPTQLLRACAHIYSPTV, encoded by the exons ATGACCAGCAACGCCAGCAGCACATGTGATCTTGTGGCTCCACACTCGCCTGTGCAGCAAGTGCTACCCGGAATGCACTCTCCATCTTTAACTGATGGCGGCCATGGGAATGCAACTGACCACAGTGAAGAGATTGTGGAAGAAGGCAGCAATGTGGAACCAATGCAAAGCTTTCAAGTCTCAGCCATTATTGAGGAGTCATCCATCAGGGATCCTGAGGTCCCAGCAGTACTGGAGGACAGAGAAGAAGTGGAAGAAGTGGAGTACTGCATAATAGACAGCTCCAGTcaaaggggaaaaagaaaactggtGGACAACCGTGGCTACCAGTACACCGTCAAGCGTGCTCGGGGCACAGCGACTGACTGGCGTTGCTGCGTCAGGAACAAGACTGTGGtatgtagagccactgtagtgCAACGGGGAGACACTTTTGCTGAAGGCCCACATGCACACGTGCATGGAGCTGTGCCTGGACTCAAGACTGCAGCACAAGTGAGAGCTAATGTGAGGCAGAAGGCTGTGCAGGATATATTCAGGCCAGCCGGTGCTGTAGTGAAGGAAGTTCTGTTGGAAGAACTGAATAATGGCCCGTGCCCTACCATGCTAACGCCAGTCAACTTGGCACGCATGGCTAAcaggcagaggcagaggcagaagATGCGCCCTCTGAAACCCGAGGACCTGTCTTTCGAGATTGACTATGGGCATGTTCCAGAGGGTTTCTTGAGGGAGGACGTCACAGTGGCAGGAAGGAGAGAACTAATCCTTGCCACTGATGCTGTGCTggaagaactgaatgatggcCCGTGCCCTACCCTGCCGAAGCCAGTCAACTTTGCACGCATGGCTAACGGGCAGATGCAGAAAATGCGCCCTCCGGAACCCAAGGACCTGACTTTAAAGATTGAATATGGGCATGTTCCAGAGGGTTTCTTGAGGGAGGACGTCACAGTGGCAGGAAGGAGAGAACTAATCCTTGCCACTGATGCTGTGCTggaagaactgaatgatggcCGGTGTCCTACCCTGCCGAAGCCAGTCAACTTGGCAGGCATGGCTAACGGGCAGATGCAGAAAATGTGCCCTCCGGAACCCAAGGACCTGACTTTCGAGATTGACTATGGGCATGTTCCAGAGGGTTTCATGAGGGAGGACGTCACAGTGGAAGGAAGGAGACATCTAATCCTTGCCACTGATGCTATGCTGGAGCTTCTTGTTGCAGCTAAGAGGTGGTATGTGGACACGACTTTCAAGGTGGTGAAAGCTCCGTTCACACAACTGTGGAGCATTCATGCTTTTGCAAAGCAGGATGGTGACACGAACCAAGTGCCATTGGTGTTCTGCCTTATGTCAGGTAAACACAAAAAAGACtactgtgctgtgttgtgtgcTGTGCTGAACTGCCTACCAGGACAACCTGCAGTCCAAGAGATGGTCCTGGACTTTGAGATGTCCGTGTGGAGAGCGATGGCCATTGTGCTTCCCACAGTAAAGCTGATGGGCTGCACTTTCCACTGGACCCAGTCCATATGGCGCAAG GAACACATCCCAGCCGCATTTGCCAAGCTGGAGGAAAAAGCCAGAAGAAATGTTGCCCTTGTGGAACTTACGGCCTATGTAAGTGACACCTGGATTAATAATGACGTCTGGGCACCATCCGCATGGAGCGTGTTTATGCAGAGCATTCGAACCAACGACGACGTTGAAGGATGGCACCATCGCCTGAATTTCCGAGCTCGGAGAGGCCAAGTCCCATTTTACCTCCTAGTGACCCTTCTCCACCAGGAGGCACGCTTGGTGGCCAATGAAGTTCGGCTGGTGTCAGAAAGAAAACTAAAGCGACACCAAATGAAGAAGTGCCGTCAGGTGCAGGCGCTTGTCTTCCCTATGTGGGAAGATTACCTGGCTGGAAACATCTCGCCGACACAACTTCTCAGGGCCTGTGCACACATCTACAGCCCAACTGTATAA
- the LOC115408246 gene encoding uncharacterized protein LOC115408246 isoform X1, translated as MTSNASSTCDLVAPHSPVQQVLPGMHSPSLTDGGHGNATDHSEEIVEEGSNVEPMQSFQVSAIIEESSIRDPEVPAVLEDREEVEEVEYCIIDSSSQRGKRKLVDNRGYQYTVKRARGTATDWRCCVRNKTVVCRATVVQRGDTFAEGPHAHVHGAVPGLKTAAQVRANVRQKAVQDIFRPAGAVVKEVLLEELNNGPCPTMLTPVNLARMANRQRQRQKMRPLKPEDLSFEIDYGHVPEGFLREDVTVAGRRELILATDAVLEELNDGPCPTLPKPVNFARMANGQMQKMRPPEPKDLTLKIEYGHVPEGFLREDVTVAGRRELILATDAVLEELNDGRCPTLPKPVNLAGMANGQMQKMCPPEPKDLTFEIDYGHVPEGFMREDVTVEGRRHLILATDAMLELLVAAKRWYVDTTFKVVKAPFTQLWSIHAFAKQDGDTNQVPLVFCLMSGKHKKDYCAVLCAVLNCLPGQPAVQEMVLDFEMSVWRAMAIVLPTVKLMGCTFHWTQSIWRKVQELGLQQQYLLSESVYTFCRRLMALPFLPQEHIPAAFAKLEEKARRNVALVELTAYVSDTWINNDVWAPSAWSVFMQSIRTNDDVEGWHHRLNFRARRGQVPFYLLVTLLHQEARLVANEVRLVSERKLKRHQMKKCRQVQALVFPMWEDYLAGNISPTQLLRACAHIYSPTV; from the coding sequence ATGACCAGCAACGCCAGCAGCACATGTGATCTTGTGGCTCCACACTCGCCTGTGCAGCAAGTGCTACCCGGAATGCACTCTCCATCTTTAACTGATGGCGGCCATGGGAATGCAACTGACCACAGTGAAGAGATTGTGGAAGAAGGCAGCAATGTGGAACCAATGCAAAGCTTTCAAGTCTCAGCCATTATTGAGGAGTCATCCATCAGGGATCCTGAGGTCCCAGCAGTACTGGAGGACAGAGAAGAAGTGGAAGAAGTGGAGTACTGCATAATAGACAGCTCCAGTcaaaggggaaaaagaaaactggtGGACAACCGTGGCTACCAGTACACCGTCAAGCGTGCTCGGGGCACAGCGACTGACTGGCGTTGCTGCGTCAGGAACAAGACTGTGGtatgtagagccactgtagtgCAACGGGGAGACACTTTTGCTGAAGGCCCACATGCACACGTGCATGGAGCTGTGCCTGGACTCAAGACTGCAGCACAAGTGAGAGCTAATGTGAGGCAGAAGGCTGTGCAGGATATATTCAGGCCAGCCGGTGCTGTAGTGAAGGAAGTTCTGTTGGAAGAACTGAATAATGGCCCGTGCCCTACCATGCTAACGCCAGTCAACTTGGCACGCATGGCTAAcaggcagaggcagaggcagaagATGCGCCCTCTGAAACCCGAGGACCTGTCTTTCGAGATTGACTATGGGCATGTTCCAGAGGGTTTCTTGAGGGAGGACGTCACAGTGGCAGGAAGGAGAGAACTAATCCTTGCCACTGATGCTGTGCTggaagaactgaatgatggcCCGTGCCCTACCCTGCCGAAGCCAGTCAACTTTGCACGCATGGCTAACGGGCAGATGCAGAAAATGCGCCCTCCGGAACCCAAGGACCTGACTTTAAAGATTGAATATGGGCATGTTCCAGAGGGTTTCTTGAGGGAGGACGTCACAGTGGCAGGAAGGAGAGAACTAATCCTTGCCACTGATGCTGTGCTggaagaactgaatgatggcCGGTGTCCTACCCTGCCGAAGCCAGTCAACTTGGCAGGCATGGCTAACGGGCAGATGCAGAAAATGTGCCCTCCGGAACCCAAGGACCTGACTTTCGAGATTGACTATGGGCATGTTCCAGAGGGTTTCATGAGGGAGGACGTCACAGTGGAAGGAAGGAGACATCTAATCCTTGCCACTGATGCTATGCTGGAGCTTCTTGTTGCAGCTAAGAGGTGGTATGTGGACACGACTTTCAAGGTGGTGAAAGCTCCGTTCACACAACTGTGGAGCATTCATGCTTTTGCAAAGCAGGATGGTGACACGAACCAAGTGCCATTGGTGTTCTGCCTTATGTCAGGTAAACACAAAAAAGACtactgtgctgtgttgtgtgcTGTGCTGAACTGCCTACCAGGACAACCTGCAGTCCAAGAGATGGTCCTGGACTTTGAGATGTCCGTGTGGAGAGCGATGGCCATTGTGCTTCCCACAGTAAAGCTGATGGGCTGCACTTTCCACTGGACCCAGTCCATATGGCGCAAGGTGCAGGAGCTTGGCCTGCAGCAACAATATCTGCTGAGTGAATCTGTCTACACGTTTTGTCGCCGACTGATGGCCCTTCCCTTCCTGCCACAGGAACACATCCCAGCCGCATTTGCCAAGCTGGAGGAAAAAGCCAGAAGAAATGTTGCCCTTGTGGAACTTACGGCCTATGTAAGTGACACCTGGATTAATAATGACGTCTGGGCACCATCCGCATGGAGCGTGTTTATGCAGAGCATTCGAACCAACGACGACGTTGAAGGATGGCACCATCGCCTGAATTTCCGAGCTCGGAGAGGCCAAGTCCCATTTTACCTCCTAGTGACCCTTCTCCACCAGGAGGCACGCTTGGTGGCCAATGAAGTTCGGCTGGTGTCAGAAAGAAAACTAAAGCGACACCAAATGAAGAAGTGCCGTCAGGTGCAGGCGCTTGTCTTCCCTATGTGGGAAGATTACCTGGCTGGAAACATCTCGCCGACACAACTTCTCAGGGCCTGTGCACACATCTACAGCCCAACTGTATAA
- the LOC115408246 gene encoding uncharacterized protein LOC115408246 isoform X3 produces MTSNASSTCDLVAPHSPVQQVLPGMHSPSLTDGGHGNATDHSEEIVEEGSNVEPMQSFQVSAIIEESSIRDPEVPAVLEDREEVEEVEYCIIDSSSQRGKRKLVDNRGYQYTVKRARGTATDWRCCVRNKTVVCRATVVQRGDTFAEGPHAHVHGAVPGLKTAAQVRANVRQKAVQDIFRPAGAVVKEVLLEELNNGPCPTMLTPVNLARMANRQRQRQKMRPLKPEDLSFEIDYGHVPEGFLREDVTVAGRRELILATDAVLEELNDGPCPTLPKPVNFARMANGQMQKMRPPEPKDLTLKIEYGHVPEGFLREDVTVAGRRELILATDAVLEELNDGRCPTLPKPVNLAGMANGQMQKMCPPEPKDLTFEIDYGHVPEGFMREDVTVEGRRHLILATDAMLELLVAAKRWYVDTTFKVVKAPFTQLWSIHAFAKQDGDTNQVPLVFCLMSGTHPSRICQAGGKSQKKCCPCGTYGLCK; encoded by the exons ATGACCAGCAACGCCAGCAGCACATGTGATCTTGTGGCTCCACACTCGCCTGTGCAGCAAGTGCTACCCGGAATGCACTCTCCATCTTTAACTGATGGCGGCCATGGGAATGCAACTGACCACAGTGAAGAGATTGTGGAAGAAGGCAGCAATGTGGAACCAATGCAAAGCTTTCAAGTCTCAGCCATTATTGAGGAGTCATCCATCAGGGATCCTGAGGTCCCAGCAGTACTGGAGGACAGAGAAGAAGTGGAAGAAGTGGAGTACTGCATAATAGACAGCTCCAGTcaaaggggaaaaagaaaactggtGGACAACCGTGGCTACCAGTACACCGTCAAGCGTGCTCGGGGCACAGCGACTGACTGGCGTTGCTGCGTCAGGAACAAGACTGTGGtatgtagagccactgtagtgCAACGGGGAGACACTTTTGCTGAAGGCCCACATGCACACGTGCATGGAGCTGTGCCTGGACTCAAGACTGCAGCACAAGTGAGAGCTAATGTGAGGCAGAAGGCTGTGCAGGATATATTCAGGCCAGCCGGTGCTGTAGTGAAGGAAGTTCTGTTGGAAGAACTGAATAATGGCCCGTGCCCTACCATGCTAACGCCAGTCAACTTGGCACGCATGGCTAAcaggcagaggcagaggcagaagATGCGCCCTCTGAAACCCGAGGACCTGTCTTTCGAGATTGACTATGGGCATGTTCCAGAGGGTTTCTTGAGGGAGGACGTCACAGTGGCAGGAAGGAGAGAACTAATCCTTGCCACTGATGCTGTGCTggaagaactgaatgatggcCCGTGCCCTACCCTGCCGAAGCCAGTCAACTTTGCACGCATGGCTAACGGGCAGATGCAGAAAATGCGCCCTCCGGAACCCAAGGACCTGACTTTAAAGATTGAATATGGGCATGTTCCAGAGGGTTTCTTGAGGGAGGACGTCACAGTGGCAGGAAGGAGAGAACTAATCCTTGCCACTGATGCTGTGCTggaagaactgaatgatggcCGGTGTCCTACCCTGCCGAAGCCAGTCAACTTGGCAGGCATGGCTAACGGGCAGATGCAGAAAATGTGCCCTCCGGAACCCAAGGACCTGACTTTCGAGATTGACTATGGGCATGTTCCAGAGGGTTTCATGAGGGAGGACGTCACAGTGGAAGGAAGGAGACATCTAATCCTTGCCACTGATGCTATGCTGGAGCTTCTTGTTGCAGCTAAGAGGTGGTATGTGGACACGACTTTCAAGGTGGTGAAAGCTCCGTTCACACAACTGTGGAGCATTCATGCTTTTGCAAAGCAGGATGGTGACACGAACCAAGTGCCATTGGTGTTCTGCCTTATGTCAG GAACACATCCCAGCCGCATTTGCCAAGCTGGAGGAAAAAGCCAGAAGAAATGTTGCCCTTGTGGAACTTACGGCCTATGTAAGTGA